A stretch of the Aegilops tauschii subsp. strangulata cultivar AL8/78 chromosome 4, Aet v6.0, whole genome shotgun sequence genome encodes the following:
- the LOC109785757 gene encoding beta-galactosidase 6, with protein sequence MAAVGRLPSAVVALLLALLCLAGTSAATNVTYDHRALVIDGVRRVLVSGSIHYPRSTPDMWPGLMQKAKDGGLDMVETYVFWDVHEPVRGQYDFEGRNDLVRFVKAAADAGLYVHLRIGPYVCAEWNYGGFPLWLHFIPGIKFRTDNEPFKTEMQRFTEKVVATMKGAGLYASQGGPIILSQIENEYGNIDASYGAPGKSYIRWAAGMAVALDTGVPWVMCQQADTPAPLINTCNGFYCDQFTPSLSSRPKLWTENWSGWFLSFGGAVPYRPTEDLAFAVARFYQRGGTLQNYYMYHGGTNFGRSSGGPFISTSYDYDAPIDEYGLVRQPKWGHLRDVHKAIKMCEPALIATDPSYMSLGQNAEAHVYKAGSLCAAFLANIDNQSDKTVTFNGKAYKLPAWSVSILPDCKNVVLNTAQINSQVASTQMRNLGFSTQASDGSSVEAELASSTWSYAVEPVGITKENAMTKPGLMEQINTTADASDFLWYSTSIIVAGDEPYLNGSQSNLLVNSLGHVLQVFVNGKFAGSSKGSATSSLISLTTPVTLVPGKNKIDLLSATVGLTNYGAFFDLVGAGITGPVKLTGPKGTLDLSSADWTYQIGLRGEDLHLYNPSEASPEWVSDNSYPTNNPLTWYKSKFTTPAGDDPVAIDFTGMGKGEAWVNGQSIGRYWPTNIAPQSGCVNSCNYRGPYSASKCQKKCGQPSQILYHVPRSFLQPGSNDIVLFEQFGGDPSKISFTTKQTESVCAHVSEDHPDQIDSWISPQQKLQRSGPALRLECPKEGQVISSIKFASFGTPSGTCGSYSHGECSSSQALAVAQEACVGVSSCSVPVSAKNFGDPCRGVTKSLVVEAACS encoded by the exons ATGGCGGCCGTCGGCAGGCTGCCGAGCGCGGTGGTGGCCCTGCTGCTCGCGCTGCTCTGCCTGGCGGGGACGTCGGCGGCGACCAACGTGACGTACGACCACCGCGCGCTGGTCATCGACGGCGTGCGCCGCGTGCTCGTCTCCGGCTCCATCCACTACCCGCGGAGCACCCCCGAC ATGTGGCCGGGGCTGATGCAGAAGGCCAAGGACGGCGGCCTGGACATGGTGGAGACGTACGTCTTCTGGGACGTCCACGAGCCCGTCCGGGGACAG TACGACTTCGAGGGCAGGAATGACCTGGTGAGGTTCGTCaaggccgccgccgacgccgggCTCTACGTGCACCTCAGGATCGGCCCCTACGTCTGCGCCGAGTGGAACTACGG AGGCTTCCCGCTATGGCTGCACTTCATCCCGGGGATCAAGTTCCGCACCGACAACGAGCCTTTCAAG ACGGAGATGCAGCGGTTCACGGAGAAGGTGGTGGCGACGATGAAGGGCGCGGGGCTGTACGCGTCGCAGGGCGGGCCCATCATCCTGTCGCAGATCGAGAACGAGTACGGCAACATCGACGCGTCCTACGGCGCGCCCGGGAAGTCGTACATCCGCTGGGCCGCCGGGATGGCCGTCGCGCTCGACACCGGCGTGCCCTGGGTCATGTGCCAGCAGGCCGACACGCCGGCGCCCCTG ATCAACACGTGCAACGGGTTCTACTGCGACCAGTTCACGCCGAGCCTGTCCAGCAGGCCCAAGCTGTGGACGGAGAACTGGAGCGGCTGGTTCCTCTCCTTCGGTGGCGCCGTGCCCTACCGCCCCACCGAGgacctcgccttcgccgtcgCGCGCTTCTACCAGCGCGGTGGCACCCTGCAGAACTACTACATG TACCACGGCGGGACCAACTTCGGCCGCAGCTCGGGAGGGCCGTTCATCTCCACGAGCTACGACTACGACGCCCCCATCGACGAGTACG GGCTAGTGAGGCAGCCAAAGTGGGGCCACTTGAGGGATGTCCATAAGGCGATAAAGATGTGCGAGCCTGCACTCATAGCAACTGATCCATCATACATGTCCCTTGGTCAAAATGCTGAG GCACACGTATACAAGGCCGGTTCATTGTGTGCGGCATTCCTCGCGAATATAGACAATCAGTCTGACAAGACTGTCACCTTCAACGGCAAGGCGTATAAACTCCCTGCGTGGTCCGTCAGCATCCTTCCTGACTGCAAGAATGTGGTGCTGAACACTGCCCAG ATCAACTCTCAGGTAGCATCTACACAGATGAGAAACCTGGGGTTCAGCACTCAAGCATCTGACGGCTCGTCCGTCGAAGCAGAACTCGCTTCTTCTACCTGGAGCTACGCCGTTGAGCCTGTTGGTATCACAAAGGAGAATGCCATGACAAAGCCTGGGCTGATGGAGCAGATAAACACCACCGCGGACGCCAGCGATTTCCTGTGGTACTCAACAAG CATCATCGTGGCGGGTGATGAACCGTATCTGAATGGTAGTCAGTCCAATCTGCTTGTCAACTCACTTGGGCATGTTCTTCAGGTCTTCGTCAATGGCAAGTTTGCAG GTAGCAGTAAGGGTAGTGCTACGAGCTCCCTGATCTCATTGACAACACCAGTTACACTTGTACCTGGAAAGAATAAAATAGATCTTCTGAGTGCGACAGTTGGTCTGACG AACTATGGTGCATTCTTTGACCTAGTTGGTGCTGGAATTACCGGTCCAGTAAAGCTGACTGGACCGAAGGGTACGCTTGATCTATCTTCTGCGGATTGGACATACCAG ATTGGACTCAGAGGAGAAGACTTGCACCTGTATAATCCTTCAGAGGCCTCTCCAGAATGGGTATCAGATAACTCTTACCCAACCAATAACCCTTTGACCTGGTACAAG AGCAAATTTACAACTCCTGCAGGCGATGATCCTGTTGCCATAGACttcacaggaatggggaaaggtGAGGCGTGGGTGAACGGGCAGAGCATTGGTCGGTACTGGCCAACAAATATTGCTCCACAAAGTGGCTGTGTTAATTCATGCAACTACAGAGGACCTTACAGCGCAAGCAAATGCCAGAAGAAATGTGGACAGCCATCGCAGATTTT GTATCATGTGCCCCGTTCGTTTCTCCAACCAGGCAGCAATGATATAGTCCTTTTCGAGCAGTTTGGTGGTGACCCAAGCAAGATATCCTTCACGACAAAACAGACAGAAAGCGTATGCGCACACGTGTCTGAGGATCATCCCGACCAAATCGATAGCTGGATCTCTCCCCAGCAGAAATTACAGAGGTCTGGGCCAGCACTTCGTCTGGAATGCCCCAAAGAAGGTCAGGTCATCAGCAGTATCAAGTTTGCAAGCTTCGGGACACCGAGTGGCACCTGTGGGAGCTACAGCCATGGCGAATGCAGCAGCTCTCAGGCTCTGGCAGTCGCTCAGGAG GCATGCGTTGGGGTGAGCAGTTGCAGTGTGCCGGTGTCAGCAAAGAACTTCGGAGATCCATGCAGAGGAGTCACAAAAAGCCTTGTGGTCGAAGCTGCATGCTCATGA
- the LOC109785756 gene encoding protein FAR1-RELATED SEQUENCE 6 has translation MEEGSERPPHPRATRAQNPSCEEEEAAAAAGRVKDEIADDLNADPAEDEDEEEVVVEEGEDEVLVASDDDDGAADGAGGDDDFVPRTLEEALVPRVGTVFDSVDEAFSLYKVYAFRMGFHAVRRTCHNYEGIRYRSTFSCTQAGKSREGAAPSEDSGARYPLRNKRGAATPEKRARRTTAEKTGCKAMLIIRDKRVNDRWKVEFVDLEHNHPCTPDMVRFLKAYREMPESAKKKAKITVEMDEMVEKSLSEIAETRKFPTRPKRSVSGGAAAGGLRFNRTDSFVQRFGDEDLIAVKKFIEMMQEKKPNFIHSWDLDQESRMKNFFWTDLRSQAQYRYFGDVISLDVMYLQHSRASLPLATLLGVNNHGHLVLLGCGLLSKDSKENYVWLLKRWLGCMNGKPPEAITTGYSDVVAEAVSEVLPDARHRFCFWHILKKLQENVGRTHEKEAISLRFKEVVYDTVTLTDFEKEWEAMVEHYKLKDNEWFSALYSCRKQWAPGYVNHSFWAGTSAIRKVEKPDPYFDGVVTSKTTLPVFLEQYETTLRGKLEREAYDDLRSYYSRLTLLSGLPFEEQLLELYTVPMFQAFQDEIKQLMHVICKEVDRSGNSITYMVSELIQGKKVDYTVVYNNSDKDVWCICRSFPSRGILCSHALSVLKQENVLMLPSKYILSRWRKDFRIIHASASSNSVALQRDLSIFDDLYVRGHEYLEDVIDIGAREPELKEFVLSAMKEAKGKLVRPGQTQQGDQRVDVNMAVTGQVSADRRVDVNMASNTTSIIHRDRRVEANMPVNTRALVHEDNMASNTTSLINGDRRADLEMQTPHLIHREGRVDMNMTAPHLMQRERRVDVNMTSPHLIHGDRRVDMNLGSPHFIHSDRRVDMNLTSPHLIHGDRRVDMNMASPHLIHGDRRVDMNMTSPHMIHGDTRVDMNMVSTSQDDAMHTFDLVNVNLESSLPMAATDFMQMHPHPPVYHPKQLLNMRDQVMDSNKRSNVETNTYFIGGGMHVG, from the coding sequence ATGGAGGAGGGTTCTGAGCGGCCCCCTCACCCACGCGCCACCCGGGCGCAAAACCCTagctgtgaggaggaggaggccgcggcGGCCGCCGGGCGGGTCAAAGACGAGATTGCTGACGATCTCAACGCCGACCCCGCGGAGgacgaggatgaggaggaggtggtggtggaggagggcgaggacgaggtgCTCGTCGcctccgacgacgacgacggggcGGCGGACGGCGCCGGAGGGGACGACGACTTCGTGCCGCGCACGCTGGAGGAAGCTCTCGTGCCGCGGGTGGGCACGGTGTTCGACTCCGTCGACGAGGCGTTTTCGCTCTACAAGGTATACGCCTTCCGCATGGGATTCCACGCCGTGCGCCGCACCTGCCACAACTACGAGGGGATTCGCTACCGCTCCACCTTCAGCTGCACTCAAGCTGGCAAGTCCCGGGAAGGGGCGGCCCCGTCGGAAGATTCAGGCGCCCGCTACCCACTCCGCAACAAGCGTGGGGCAGCCACCCCAGAGAAGCGGGCTCGGCGTACCACCGCCGAGAAGACTGGATGCAAGGCGATGCTGATCATCCGTGACAAGCGGGTGAACGATAGGTGGAAGGTGGAGTTCGTCGACTTGGAGCATAACCACCCTTGCACACCGGATATGGTGAGGTTTTTAAAAGCCTACAGGGAGATGCCAGAGTcagccaagaagaaggccaagattACTGTTGAGATGGATGAGATGGTGGAGAAGTCATTGAGTGAGATTGCTGAGACCAGGAAGTTTCCGACTCGCCCCAAGCGGAGTGTCAGTGGTGGAGCTGCTGCTGGTGGGTTGAGGTTTAATAGAACCGACAGTTTTGTGCAGCGCTTCGGGGACGAAGACCTCATTGCAGTCAAGAAGTTCATCGAAATGATGCAGGAAAAGAAACCAAACTTCATTCATAGCTGGGATCTTGATCAGGAAAGTCGCATGAAGAATTTTTTCTGGACAGATTTGAGGTCTCAGGCCCAGTACCGCTACTTTGGTGATGTCATTTCACTTGATGTAATGTACTTGCAGCACTCTCGTGCTAGCCTCCCTTTGGCCACACTCCTTGGGGTGAATAACCATGGCCACCTTGTGCTACTTGGTTGTGGTCTGCTCTCCAAAGACAGTAAAGAGAACTATGTCTGGTTGTTGAAGAGGTGGCTGGGCTGTATGAATGGCAAGCCACCAGAGGCGATTACAACTGGTTATTCAGATGTTGTAGCAGAGGCTGTGTCTGAGGTCTTGCCAGATGCAAGGCACCGCTTCTGCTTTTGGCATATCTTGAAGAAGCTCCAAGAAAACGTGGGACGCACACATGAGAAAGAGGCAATTTCTTTGAGATTCAAGGAGGTTGTTTATGACACAGTCACACTTACTGACTTTGAAAAGGAGTGGGAGGCCATGGTTGAGCATTATAAGCTCAAAGATAATGAATGGTTCTCTGCACTGTACAGCTGCCGGAAGCAGTGGGCTCCTGGTTATGTCAATCATTCGTTTTGGGCTGGCACATCTGCTATCAGGAAGGTTGAAAAACCAGATCCATACTTTGATGGTGTTGTGACAAGTAAAACCACATTGCCAGTTTTCCTTGAGCAATATGAGACTACCCTCAGAGGGAAGCTGGAAAGGGAAGCATACGATGATTTGCGCTCCTATTATTCTAGGCTCACTTTGCTGTCAGGATTACCATTTGAGGAGCAACTTCTGGAGCTGTATACAGTACCCATGTTTCAGGCATTCCAAGACGAGATCAAGCAATTAATGCATGTTATTTGTAAAGAGGTAGACAGGAGCGGGAATTCAATTACCTACATGGTCAGCGAGTTAATACAGGGCAAGAAGGTTGACTATACGGTTGTCTACAACAATTCTGACAAGGATGTTTGGTGCATTTGTCGCTCTTTTCCATCACGGGGCATTCTTTGCAGCCATGCTCTGTCTGTTCTGAAGCAAGAGAATGTGTTGATGCTGCCATCAAAGTACATCCTCAGCCGCTGGAGGAAGGACTTCAGAATTATTCACGCGTCTGCAAGCTCGAACTCTGTGGCATTGCAGAGAGATTTGAGCATTTTTGATGATCTGTACGTGCGTGGCCATGAATATTTAGAAGATGTTATCGATATTGGGGCTAGAGAACCTGAGTTGAAGGAGTTTGTGCTGTCTGCCATGAAAGAAGCGAAGGGCAAACTAGTAAGGCCTGGCCAGACCCAGCAAGGTGATCAGCGGGTTGATGTAAATATGGCAGTAACTGGTCAGGTATCCGCTGATAGAAGAGTTGATGTGAACATGGCATCAAACACCACATCCATCATTCACAGGGACAGAAGGGTTGAGGCAAACATGCCAGTAAACACAAGAGCCCTGGTTCATGAGGATAACATGGCATCCAACACGACATCCCTGATCAATGGGGACAGAAGAGCCGATTTGGAAATGCAAACACCCCACCTTATCCACAGAGAGGGAAGAGTTGACATGAACATGACAGCTCCTCACTTGATGCAGAGGGAGAGAAGAGTAGACGTGAATATGACGTCCCCTCACCTGATCCATGGGGACAGAAGAGTCGATATGAACCTGGGGTCGCCACATTTCATACACAGCGACAGAAGAGTTGATATGAACCTGACATCCCCTCATCTGATACATGGGGACAGGAGAGTTGATATGAACATGGCGTCACCACACCTGATACATGGAGACAGAAGAGTTGATATGAACATGACGTCCCCTCACATGATACACGGTGACACGAGAGTGGATATGAACATGGTATCCACTTCTCAGGATGATGCGATGCACACTTTTGATTTGGTGAACGTCAACCTGGAGAGTTCTTTGCCAATGGCTGCAACAGATTTCATGCAAATGCATCCACACCCACCAGTTTACCATCCCAAACAACTCCTCAATATGAGAGATCAGGTGATGGACTCAAACAAGAGATCCAATGTGGAAACCAATACTTATTTCATCGGAGGTGGAATGCATGTGGGGTAG